One window of the Actinomyces procaprae genome contains the following:
- the pgsA gene encoding phosphatidylinositol phosphate synthase, with protein MLGQHGRGLTRALFTVPARLLARAGVTPNMLTVAGTVATIAVAVLTLPQGHFILGPVLLALVLIGDSFDGILARLTGTSSAFGAFLDSTMDRLADGAVFGSLAVWAALHMEPGTLRTWTVAVAVCVVVLAAAVPYARARAESVGATAAVGIAERTDRLVLAAVGVLAVGPGAPQWVLTAALGVIALASFITVVQRIMAARAQLLHTEPGERP; from the coding sequence ATGCTCGGACAACACGGACGCGGGCTGACCCGCGCCCTGTTCACCGTCCCCGCCCGGCTGCTCGCCAGGGCGGGCGTCACCCCTAACATGCTCACGGTCGCCGGCACGGTGGCGACGATCGCCGTCGCGGTGCTCACCCTGCCGCAGGGGCACTTCATCCTCGGCCCGGTGCTGTTGGCGCTTGTCCTGATCGGTGACTCATTCGATGGCATCCTGGCCCGCCTGACGGGGACCAGCTCCGCCTTCGGCGCCTTCCTCGACTCCACCATGGACCGCCTGGCCGACGGCGCCGTCTTCGGGTCCCTGGCCGTGTGGGCGGCGCTGCACATGGAGCCGGGCACCTTGCGGACCTGGACGGTCGCCGTCGCCGTGTGCGTGGTGGTGCTGGCCGCCGCGGTTCCCTATGCGCGTGCACGTGCCGAGTCCGTGGGCGCCACCGCCGCGGTGGGCATCGCCGAGCGCACCGACCGCCTGGTGCTCGCCGCCGTCGGCGTGCTCGCCGTGGGACCGGGAGCGCCGCAGTGGGTCCTGACCGCAGCACTCGGAGTGATCGCACTCGCCTCCTTCATCACCGTGGTGCAGAGGATCATGGCGGCGCGCGCGCAGCTGCTGCACACCGAGCCGGGGGAGCGCCCGTGA
- a CDS encoding glycosyltransferase family 4 protein, translating into MRIGIVCPYSLDAHGGVQVHVMDLARELMRRGHEVQVLAPASQELEVPDWVTSAGDSIAIPYNGSIARLNFGTAVARRAHRWLAAGDFDLLHIHEPITPSVGMLALQASAGPVVGTFHAAMDRSLTRELLSPVAVPLMEKLTARIAVSEEARRTLIQYHGGDAVVIPNGVEVAPFAQAPKDDSRFVGTAAAPTVSFLGRLDEPRKGLQILARAIPTVLESIPTARFLIAGRGEAEEQRAALSHYGDRVVFLGGVSDADKAAMLASCSCYVAPQTGGESFGIVLVEAMAAGTNVVASDLTAFSDVLGAGAYGALFRNGDGEDLARAIIDTLTDTAAADARRAAATAVVGRYDWSAVTDAILDVYDMALSTAHTRVTVAPGFRTMVGRLRDALDD; encoded by the coding sequence ATGAGAATCGGAATCGTGTGCCCATACTCACTGGATGCGCACGGCGGGGTACAGGTACACGTCATGGACCTCGCCCGGGAGCTGATGCGCCGCGGCCATGAGGTCCAGGTGCTCGCCCCGGCCTCACAGGAGCTGGAGGTGCCCGACTGGGTCACCAGCGCCGGGGATTCCATAGCCATCCCCTACAACGGCTCGATCGCCCGGCTCAACTTCGGCACCGCGGTCGCCAGGCGCGCCCACCGTTGGCTGGCCGCCGGGGACTTCGACCTGCTGCACATCCATGAGCCCATCACGCCCAGCGTCGGAATGCTGGCGCTGCAGGCGTCGGCAGGACCGGTCGTCGGCACGTTCCATGCGGCGATGGACCGTTCGCTCACTCGTGAACTGCTGTCCCCGGTGGCGGTGCCGCTGATGGAGAAGCTCACGGCGCGTATCGCCGTCTCCGAGGAGGCCCGGCGCACGCTGATCCAGTACCACGGTGGCGACGCCGTGGTGATCCCCAATGGGGTGGAGGTCGCCCCCTTCGCCCAGGCGCCCAAGGACGACTCCCGCTTCGTCGGCACGGCGGCGGCGCCAACCGTCTCCTTCCTCGGACGCCTGGACGAGCCCCGTAAGGGCCTCCAGATTCTGGCCCGGGCCATCCCGACGGTGCTGGAGAGCATCCCCACGGCCCGTTTCCTCATCGCCGGACGCGGCGAGGCGGAGGAGCAGCGGGCCGCCCTGTCTCATTACGGAGACCGAGTGGTCTTCCTGGGCGGTGTCTCCGACGCGGACAAGGCCGCCATGCTCGCCTCCTGCTCGTGCTATGTGGCGCCGCAGACCGGCGGCGAGTCATTCGGCATCGTGCTGGTGGAGGCAATGGCGGCGGGCACCAATGTGGTCGCCTCGGACCTGACCGCCTTCTCCGACGTGCTCGGCGCCGGCGCCTACGGAGCCCTGTTCCGCAACGGCGACGGCGAGGACCTCGCCCGCGCCATTATCGACACGCTGACCGACACCGCCGCAGCGGATGCCCGCAGGGCTGCCGCGACAGCCGTCGTCGGCCGCTACGACTGGTCCGCGGTCACCGACGCCATCCTCGACGTGTACGACATGGCACTGTCCACCGCTCACACCCGCGTCACTGTCGCACCCGGCTTCCGCACCATGGTGGGGCGGCTGCGTGACGCTCTCGACGACTGA
- a CDS encoding HIT family protein, protein MEAPFQAPDTPDPFGRLWTPHRMVYIGGQDKPTDDSAAQCPFCAAPGRSDTDALIVHRGQTAYVLMNLYPYNTGHLLICPYRHISDWTEASDAERAEIGRLTARAMEVVRAVSRPHGFNLGMNQGEVAGAGIAAHLHQHVVPRWTGDANFMPIIGKTKPVPQLLGDQRDQLAAAWDTAPTGLDPQRPANSNH, encoded by the coding sequence ATCGAGGCCCCCTTCCAGGCGCCCGACACGCCGGACCCCTTCGGGAGGCTGTGGACGCCTCACCGCATGGTGTACATCGGCGGGCAGGACAAGCCCACCGACGACTCCGCCGCCCAGTGCCCCTTCTGCGCCGCTCCCGGGCGGTCGGACACGGATGCCCTCATCGTCCATCGCGGCCAGACCGCGTATGTGCTGATGAACCTGTACCCCTACAACACGGGCCATCTGCTGATCTGTCCCTACCGGCACATCTCGGACTGGACGGAGGCGAGCGACGCCGAGCGCGCGGAGATCGGGCGGCTAACCGCTCGAGCCATGGAAGTCGTGCGTGCGGTCTCCCGCCCGCACGGCTTCAACCTCGGCATGAACCAGGGCGAGGTGGCCGGCGCCGGCATTGCCGCCCACCTGCATCAGCATGTGGTGCCGCGCTGGACCGGGGACGCCAACTTCATGCCGATCATCGGAAAGACCAAGCCGGTGCCCCAGCTCCTGGGCGATCAGCGTGATCAACTGGCCGCCGCTTGGGACACGGCACCCACCGGCCTGGACCCGCAGCGTCCTGCCAACTCGAACCACTGA
- a CDS encoding PrsW family intramembrane metalloprotease, with product MSVPGPSPSPGGAWAPRPGYRRSGYPPAGAAQPAPAPQWAPQAMVHRRRGTVASTVLACIGAVGLLLMLWIISATAGEASELLVPILLALVPFGIVMVTVRWIDRWEPEPPGLLLAAFLWGAGVATVISLLVNTSASLLVSAATGSVTGAQFFSAAVTAPIVEETTKGLGVLIVFLLWRRNFNGAVDGIVYAAVVAGGFAFAENILYFVQYSDALLITFLMRGIASPFAHVTFTSCTGLAIGASARMRSNLAWLWTAPLGLACAIMLHSFWNGMLITEPSLYFYVAMPFFFAAIGLVVWLRWSERMTMRQRLADYQRAGWFSPAEVTMITTGAGRAAARRWAKSRGPVAAHAMRNFLACASALAQLRQQAVDGHADADFSAQESALLAAIVEQRYAFTR from the coding sequence ATGAGCGTGCCCGGACCCAGTCCCAGTCCCGGAGGCGCCTGGGCGCCGCGCCCCGGCTACCGACGTAGCGGATACCCTCCTGCCGGGGCCGCCCAGCCCGCGCCCGCTCCTCAGTGGGCGCCCCAGGCGATGGTGCACCGCCGTCGCGGAACGGTGGCCAGCACGGTGCTCGCGTGCATCGGCGCCGTCGGCCTGCTGCTGATGCTGTGGATCATCTCCGCCACTGCCGGTGAGGCGTCCGAACTGCTCGTCCCCATACTGCTGGCGCTGGTGCCATTCGGCATCGTCATGGTCACCGTGCGCTGGATCGACCGGTGGGAGCCCGAACCGCCCGGGCTGCTGCTGGCCGCATTCCTCTGGGGCGCCGGTGTGGCCACGGTCATCTCGTTGCTCGTGAACACCTCCGCATCGCTGCTGGTCTCGGCCGCCACCGGATCGGTGACCGGCGCCCAGTTCTTCTCCGCCGCGGTTACCGCGCCCATCGTTGAGGAGACGACCAAGGGACTGGGGGTGCTGATCGTCTTCCTGCTCTGGCGGCGTAACTTCAACGGTGCCGTCGACGGCATCGTCTATGCCGCCGTCGTTGCGGGCGGATTCGCCTTCGCCGAGAACATCCTGTACTTCGTGCAGTACTCCGATGCGCTGCTGATCACCTTCCTGATGCGCGGTATCGCCTCCCCATTCGCCCACGTGACCTTCACCTCCTGCACGGGGCTGGCGATCGGGGCGAGTGCGCGAATGCGCTCGAACCTGGCCTGGCTGTGGACAGCGCCACTGGGCCTGGCCTGCGCAATCATGCTGCACTCCTTCTGGAACGGCATGCTGATCACGGAGCCGTCCCTGTACTTCTACGTGGCGATGCCCTTCTTCTTCGCCGCCATCGGCCTGGTCGTGTGGCTGCGTTGGAGCGAACGCATGACCATGCGGCAGCGACTGGCCGACTATCAACGCGCCGGATGGTTCTCACCCGCAGAGGTCACCATGATCACCACCGGCGCCGGTCGTGCGGCCGCCCGTCGCTGGGCAAAGAGCCGGGGCCCGGTAGCGGCTCATGCGATGCGCAACTTCCTGGCCTGCGCGTCTGCGCTGGCGCAGTTGCGCCAGCAGGCGGTCGACGGGCATGCCGACGCGGATTTCTCGGCACAGGAGTCCGCCCTGCTGGCGGCTATAGTTGAGCAGCGTTATGCCTTCACCCGATGA
- a CDS encoding phosphatidylinositol mannoside acyltransferase, producing the protein MSVGIEDLYRFAWRHVRKLPPSVGYGLSALGADVAWMGQRLRGGDKGVGQLEKNLARVLPGATARQVRRLSRAGMRSYMRYFYEAFALPGMSLEQIQACVRPVIDPRAYADISRGSIVIALPHMGNWDLAGAWASQELAQVLTVAERLEPADLFEQFVSFREGLGMRVIGQGRGEKVFDRLVQTAQEGHYVVALLADRDLSSSGVLTELGGYPARVAAGPAALAVRLGVPLYNASLHYERLEGQRRRRAGSPWGIVLTIRHVAAPTGLEGRERVTAWTNSWVEELAPRLAEHAVDWHMLQPVFDADLDPERLARRHAAEAAGRGSGSAEQEPQA; encoded by the coding sequence GTGAGCGTCGGCATCGAGGACCTGTACCGCTTCGCCTGGCGGCACGTGCGCAAGCTACCCCCCTCCGTCGGCTACGGGCTGTCCGCACTCGGGGCCGACGTCGCCTGGATGGGGCAGCGGTTGCGCGGCGGGGACAAGGGCGTGGGCCAGCTGGAGAAGAACCTGGCGCGGGTGCTGCCCGGTGCCACGGCCCGGCAGGTGCGCCGCCTGTCGCGCGCGGGCATGCGCTCCTACATGCGCTACTTCTATGAGGCCTTCGCCCTGCCGGGAATGAGCCTGGAGCAGATTCAGGCGTGCGTGCGCCCGGTCATTGACCCGCGCGCCTACGCCGACATCTCCCGCGGCTCCATCGTCATTGCGCTGCCGCACATGGGCAACTGGGACCTCGCCGGAGCCTGGGCCAGCCAGGAACTCGCCCAGGTGCTCACGGTCGCGGAGCGGCTCGAGCCCGCCGACCTCTTCGAGCAGTTCGTCAGCTTCCGCGAGGGACTGGGCATGAGGGTAATCGGCCAGGGCCGGGGGGAGAAGGTGTTCGACCGGCTCGTCCAGACCGCCCAGGAGGGGCACTACGTGGTCGCTCTGCTCGCTGACCGCGACCTGTCCAGCTCGGGTGTGCTGACGGAGCTCGGGGGATACCCGGCTCGCGTGGCCGCGGGCCCTGCCGCCCTGGCGGTCAGGCTCGGCGTGCCCCTGTACAACGCCTCCCTGCACTATGAGCGCCTGGAGGGTCAGCGGCGGCGGCGGGCGGGATCGCCCTGGGGCATCGTGCTGACCATTCGCCACGTGGCGGCGCCGACTGGCCTGGAGGGACGCGAGCGGGTCACCGCATGGACGAATTCCTGGGTGGAGGAACTCGCCCCCCGCCTGGCCGAGCACGCCGTCGACTGGCACATGCTTCAGCCGGTTTTCGACGCCGACCTCGACCCCGAGCGGCTCGCGCGCCGTCACGCCGCCGAGGCCGCCGGGCGCGGGAGCGGGTCGGCAGAGCAGGAGCCACAGGCATGA